CGCCTCGATCGCCGTCTGCGCCCTGGTCATCCGCTCGCTCATCACCTCCCAGCACCGCCGCTGAACGGCCCCGGGGCGACGCACAAGCCGCCAAGCACGCCGCCGCTCCCGGGACCGCTCGCGTCAGCCAACCGCCATCGCCAAAGGGAGAAACGCCATGGATCCGCAGACAGCCGCGAGCATCGTGCCGTTACTGGGCTGGGCCGTGCACGGCGGCATCCTCGCCCGCCGCCTCGCCACCGCCCGCCGCGACCCGCTCACCGGCCTGCACACCCGCGCCGGATGGACCGCCCGCGCCGAACGCCTCATCCGCCGGCACCCCACCGCCGCCGTCCTCCTGGTCGACCTCGACCACTTCAAAACCCTGAACGACACCCACGGGCACGCCGCCGGAGACGCCGCCCTCGTCGCCACCGCCGACCGGCTGCGCACCTGGTGCGGACACAACGGCACCGCCGGACGCCTGGGCGGGGATGAGTTCGTGGCCGTGCTCCGGGACCTGGCCGCCGCCGATCTCGAGGCGCTCACCGATTCGCTGCACCGGCCGCTGTCCTAC
The sequence above is a segment of the Streptomyces sp. NBC_00289 genome. Coding sequences within it:
- a CDS encoding GGDEF domain-containing protein, with protein sequence MDPQTAASIVPLLGWAVHGGILARRLATARRDPLTGLHTRAGWTARAERLIRRHPTAAVLLVDLDHFKTLNDTHGHAAGDAALVATADRLRTWCGHNGTAGRLGGDEFVAVLRDLAAADLEALTDSLHRPLSYDGLALPLAASVGACLLADLPAPCLADALAAADAAMYAAKGRGRRGSRTAL